A genomic segment from Pediococcus acidilactici encodes:
- the alaS gene encoding alanine--tRNA ligase: MERKSSSEIRRMYLDFFKSKGHVVEPSASLIPKDDPTLLWVNSGVATMKKYFDGSVVPEVPRLTSSQKSIRTNDIENVGHTARHHTLFEMLGNFSVGDYFKEEAIHWAWELLTSKEWFDMDPEKLYVTVYPKDEEAKKIWLETGVDPSHIVEAEDNFWDIGEGPSGPDSEIFYDRGEEFNNLADDDPENYPGGENERWLEIWNIVFSQFNHKPDGTYEPLPHKNIDTGMGLERVVSVFQDAPTNFETDLFLPIIHEVEKLSGKKYGVDKNDDVSFKVIADHARAITFAIGDGAIPSNEGRGYVIRRLLRRAVMHGKKLNINKPFLYQMVPVVGKIMEDYYPEVLADKDYIEKVIKSEEDRFNETLTDGLELLNSIIADTKADHSKVISGKDAFRLFDTYGFPLELAKEYAEDQGMEIDEAGFADEMQKQKERARSARSNAKSMGVQSDLLTDLKTPSEYVGYDTLKVDAAVLKDIIQDDQLTDTVNPGEARVLFDVTPFYAEMGGQVADQGVIEDADGNVVAEVVDVQHAPNGQNLHTIKAKREMHAGESFTLIVDRAFHLKVEKNHTATHLLDQALRDVLGEHTHQAGSLVEPGYLRFDFTHFGQVTDEDLQKVEEIINDKIYDEIPVTTVETDLETGKKMGAIALFDDKYGKKVRVVSVGDYSRELCGGTHVKNTNEIGLFKIVSESGVGAGVRRIEAVTSQAALEFLNGEEALLQKAAGLLKSAQMKDVPAKVEQLQAQVKDLNQTINQLEAKIAQAEVANIYDQVQEINGIRLITAEVQVSGMDQLRQMADDWKTKDQSDVLVLGAKIGEKANLIAAVKDPFVKKGLKAGDLIKAIAPKVNGGGGGRPNMAQAGGSAPEKINEALKAASEWLETQDK; this comes from the coding sequence ATGGAAAGAAAATCAAGTAGTGAAATTCGGCGCATGTATTTAGATTTCTTCAAAAGCAAGGGCCACGTGGTGGAACCTAGTGCGTCGCTGATTCCAAAGGATGACCCCACTTTGTTATGGGTTAACTCCGGAGTTGCCACAATGAAAAAATACTTTGATGGTAGCGTAGTTCCCGAAGTTCCCCGGTTAACTAGTTCACAAAAGAGTATCCGGACTAACGACATTGAAAACGTTGGCCATACCGCGCGGCACCACACGCTCTTTGAAATGTTAGGAAACTTTTCGGTGGGCGATTACTTTAAAGAAGAAGCCATCCACTGGGCTTGGGAACTTTTAACTTCTAAAGAATGGTTTGACATGGATCCAGAAAAGCTTTACGTGACGGTTTACCCGAAGGACGAGGAAGCGAAGAAGATTTGGTTAGAAACTGGCGTAGATCCAAGTCACATTGTGGAAGCGGAAGATAACTTCTGGGATATTGGGGAAGGCCCTAGTGGTCCCGATTCTGAAATCTTCTATGATCGCGGCGAAGAGTTCAATAACCTTGCCGATGACGATCCAGAAAATTACCCTGGCGGAGAAAACGAACGCTGGCTGGAAATTTGGAACATCGTCTTTTCACAATTCAACCACAAGCCGGACGGAACCTATGAACCACTCCCACACAAAAACATTGATACGGGGATGGGCTTAGAACGGGTGGTTTCCGTATTCCAAGACGCACCAACTAACTTTGAAACGGACCTTTTCTTGCCAATTATTCACGAAGTAGAAAAACTTAGTGGTAAGAAATACGGCGTTGATAAAAATGACGACGTTTCCTTCAAGGTGATCGCTGACCACGCGCGGGCAATTACGTTTGCGATTGGGGACGGCGCCATTCCGTCTAACGAAGGCCGTGGATACGTAATTCGGCGCTTACTTCGGCGGGCAGTTATGCACGGTAAGAAGCTGAACATTAATAAGCCATTCTTGTATCAAATGGTACCAGTAGTCGGTAAGATTATGGAAGACTACTACCCTGAGGTACTTGCGGACAAGGATTACATTGAAAAAGTAATCAAGTCAGAAGAAGACCGCTTTAACGAAACCCTAACGGATGGTCTGGAATTATTAAATTCAATCATCGCCGACACCAAGGCGGACCATTCTAAGGTAATCTCTGGTAAGGATGCTTTCCGCTTATTCGACACCTACGGATTCCCGTTAGAACTAGCGAAGGAATACGCGGAAGACCAGGGAATGGAAATTGACGAAGCCGGCTTTGCGGACGAAATGCAAAAACAAAAGGAACGGGCTCGTTCAGCACGTTCTAATGCTAAGTCAATGGGCGTGCAATCTGATCTGCTAACGGACTTGAAGACCCCAAGTGAATACGTTGGCTACGACACCTTGAAAGTGGACGCTGCGGTGCTTAAAGATATTATCCAGGATGATCAGTTAACCGATACGGTAAATCCAGGAGAAGCTCGCGTACTATTTGACGTAACCCCATTCTATGCGGAAATGGGTGGCCAAGTAGCTGACCAAGGGGTGATCGAGGACGCCGACGGCAACGTGGTAGCCGAAGTTGTGGATGTACAACACGCCCCTAACGGACAAAACTTGCACACCATCAAGGCTAAACGAGAAATGCACGCCGGTGAATCGTTTACCCTCATTGTGGATCGGGCCTTCCATTTGAAGGTGGAAAAGAACCATACCGCGACCCACTTGCTTGACCAAGCGCTCCGGGATGTTTTAGGAGAACACACTCACCAAGCCGGTTCCTTAGTTGAACCAGGTTACTTACGGTTTGACTTTACCCATTTTGGACAGGTTACTGACGAAGATTTGCAAAAAGTTGAAGAGATTATTAACGATAAAATCTACGATGAAATTCCCGTAACCACCGTCGAAACGGACCTAGAAACCGGTAAGAAAATGGGTGCCATTGCCCTGTTTGATGATAAATATGGTAAAAAGGTTCGGGTAGTTAGCGTTGGTGATTACTCACGAGAACTCTGTGGTGGTACCCACGTAAAGAACACTAATGAAATTGGTCTATTCAAGATTGTTTCTGAATCTGGAGTAGGGGCTGGAGTTCGGCGGATCGAAGCCGTTACTTCCCAAGCGGCACTAGAATTCTTAAACGGTGAAGAAGCGCTCTTACAAAAGGCAGCGGGCTTGCTCAAGAGTGCTCAAATGAAGGATGTTCCTGCAAAAGTTGAACAGTTACAAGCACAAGTTAAGGACTTGAACCAAACGATTAACCAACTGGAAGCCAAGATTGCCCAAGCTGAAGTTGCCAATATCTACGATCAAGTACAAGAAATCAATGGAATTCGGTTAATTACTGCCGAAGTACAGGTTTCCGGCATGGATCAATTGCGGCAAATGGCGGACGATTGGAAGACTAAGGATCAATCTGATGTATTGGTCTTAGGCGCTAAGATTGGCGAAAAGGCTAATTTAATTGCTGCCGTAAAGGATCCGTTCGTAAAGAAAGGTTTGAAGGCTGGCGATTTGATCAAAGCAATCGCACCGAAGGTTAACGGTGGCGGTGGCGGCCGTCCAAACATGGCCCAAGCCGGTGGTTCTGCACCAGAAAAAATTAACGAAGCGTTGAAAGCTGCTAGCGAATGGCTAGAGACCCAAGATAAATAA
- a CDS encoding DEAD/DEAH box helicase: protein MNEFQKFNLKPFLMQALDQIGFVKPTPVQERVIPLIADGQSVVGQSQTGSGKTHAFLLPIFNQIDPDKNAIQAVITTPSRELAYQIYEAAKQLAAASETPIEIGNYVGGTDKKRQIAKLEHHQPAIVIGTPGRVLDLLQARALNFRQVRYLVIDEADMTLDMGFLSAVDQIAASMPEDLQMLVFSATIPQQLNVFLQKYMKHPAIEEIPVATTISPTIKNILISTKSQDKNNLIYQLLTMGEPYLALVFTNTKERADELTNYLKSQGLPVAKIHGGIPPRERKRIMKDIHRLRYQYVVATDLAARGIDIEGVSLVINDDIPTDLEFFIHRVGRTGRNGLPGTAITLYMPNEEAEVAEVEKMGVKFIPQQLRNHELMDTYDRQRRQTRRLSQKKLDPTLVGLVKKKKKKVKPGYKRRIKKAISEKAIRDRRMEQHQAVREAKKAKMRQSRSKRR, encoded by the coding sequence ATGAACGAATTTCAAAAGTTTAATCTAAAACCATTTCTCATGCAGGCTTTGGATCAAATTGGTTTTGTGAAACCGACTCCGGTCCAAGAGCGTGTGATTCCGCTAATTGCGGATGGTCAAAGCGTAGTGGGCCAATCCCAAACTGGAAGCGGGAAAACCCACGCGTTTTTGCTACCGATTTTTAACCAAATCGATCCGGACAAAAACGCGATTCAAGCGGTAATCACCACGCCTAGTCGGGAATTAGCTTACCAAATCTACGAAGCGGCTAAACAGTTAGCAGCCGCTTCAGAAACCCCAATTGAAATCGGTAATTACGTTGGGGGAACCGACAAAAAACGTCAAATTGCTAAATTAGAACACCACCAGCCGGCAATCGTCATCGGTACTCCGGGACGGGTGCTGGACTTATTACAAGCCCGGGCACTTAACTTTCGGCAAGTTCGGTATCTGGTAATTGACGAAGCGGACATGACTTTGGACATGGGCTTTTTAAGTGCCGTCGACCAAATTGCGGCAAGTATGCCCGAGGACTTACAGATGTTGGTCTTTTCCGCTACGATTCCGCAACAATTAAACGTCTTTTTACAAAAATACATGAAGCACCCGGCAATTGAAGAAATTCCGGTGGCGACTACGATTAGTCCGACAATTAAAAATATTTTGATTTCTACCAAGAGTCAGGATAAAAATAACTTGATTTACCAGTTGTTGACGATGGGGGAACCATACTTAGCCTTAGTATTTACTAATACAAAGGAACGGGCGGACGAATTAACTAACTACCTGAAGTCGCAAGGACTACCGGTGGCTAAAATTCACGGTGGAATTCCGCCTCGGGAACGGAAACGAATCATGAAAGACATCCACCGCTTACGTTACCAATACGTGGTGGCGACCGATTTAGCGGCACGGGGAATTGATATCGAAGGGGTCTCGCTAGTAATTAACGACGACATTCCAACTGATTTAGAATTCTTCATTCACCGGGTAGGGCGGACCGGCCGCAATGGTTTACCAGGGACGGCCATTACGTTGTACATGCCTAACGAAGAAGCCGAAGTAGCGGAAGTTGAAAAAATGGGGGTTAAGTTTATTCCCCAACAATTGCGTAATCACGAACTGATGGATACGTACGATCGTCAACGGCGGCAAACCCGGCGGCTAAGTCAGAAAAAACTGGACCCTACCCTGGTCGGGTTAGTTAAAAAGAAAAAGAAGAAGGTTAAACCAGGTTACAAACGGCGCATTAAAAAGGCAATTTCTGAAAAGGCAATTCGCGACCGCCGGATGGAACAACATCAGGCAGTTCGCGAAGCGAAGAAAGCCAAAATGCGGCAATCGCGTTCGAAACGAAGATAA
- a CDS encoding bifunctional oligoribonuclease/PAP phosphatase NrnA yields MDTQEEILAQIKKYNRIVIHRHQRPDPDAIGSQVGLAKILQASFPHKQIKVVGKQIDGLSWLGQMDEVDNEFFDDALVIVIDTANAPRIDDRRFDQGAYLIKIDHHPNDEPFGDLMWVKEAASSSSELVYDFYNRFKSELVLPQDAASDLYAGIVGDTGRFMYSATSAHTHEVVAGLMTTGFDMVKVNQILDEIPVAVAHLSAYLYDHLTISEQGAAHLVLTKEILEKFDLKDAGTAGIVPLPGHIAQVKCWAIFVEQDDHSFRVRLRSKGPVINELAKRHHGGGHPLASGAKAADRDEVAQIVKELEELV; encoded by the coding sequence ATGGATACACAGGAAGAAATTTTAGCACAAATTAAAAAGTATAACCGCATTGTGATTCATCGGCACCAACGTCCGGATCCGGACGCGATTGGGTCACAAGTCGGGTTAGCAAAGATTTTACAGGCATCCTTTCCCCACAAACAAATCAAAGTCGTGGGAAAGCAAATTGATGGATTAAGCTGGCTAGGTCAAATGGACGAAGTGGACAACGAGTTCTTCGACGACGCTTTGGTAATCGTTATTGATACGGCGAACGCTCCCCGAATTGATGACCGGCGGTTTGATCAAGGAGCCTACTTGATTAAAATTGACCACCATCCTAATGACGAACCCTTTGGCGACTTGATGTGGGTTAAAGAAGCTGCTTCCAGCAGCTCAGAGCTGGTTTATGATTTTTACAACCGGTTTAAGTCAGAGCTAGTATTGCCGCAAGACGCAGCTAGTGATCTGTATGCCGGAATTGTTGGTGATACGGGGCGGTTTATGTATTCAGCAACGAGTGCCCACACTCATGAAGTAGTGGCGGGGCTAATGACGACCGGTTTTGACATGGTTAAGGTTAACCAAATTCTGGATGAAATCCCGGTTGCGGTCGCTCATTTGTCGGCCTACCTTTACGACCACCTCACCATTAGTGAGCAAGGCGCGGCCCACCTAGTGTTAACCAAGGAAATCTTGGAAAAATTTGACTTGAAAGATGCTGGAACGGCTGGAATTGTGCCACTTCCAGGACACATTGCGCAAGTTAAATGCTGGGCAATCTTTGTTGAACAAGATGACCACTCCTTCCGGGTGCGGTTACGTTCGAAGGGGCCGGTTATTAATGAATTGGCTAAGCGACACCATGGGGGCGGACACCCGCTTGCCAGTGGCGCAAAGGCAGCAGACCGTGACGAGGTTGCTCAAATCGTTAAAGAATTAGAAGAATTAGTTTAA